Proteins encoded in a region of the Pseudomonadota bacterium genome:
- a CDS encoding RDD family protein has protein sequence MSRQVVLTTADGVELEYTLAGLGSRGVAVLIDSIIQMVLGLLMVIGLLLLGVSLDPLAGGWAMAAIILGGFAVFNGYFLFFEVVWNGQTPGKRNAGIRVIRADGFPLDFRGALLRNLMRTVDVLPSFYGVALLVVFFDANNRRLGDMVAGTLVVRERELDADGPEGSGSAWQAAPLASDTPLPLHLLEADHLALAETFLRRRSQLPSDVRTVMAKDAADRLRAQMRLSPQEALVGFDETLLETVVRQRARRAGL, from the coding sequence GTGAGCCGGCAGGTGGTCTTGACCACGGCCGACGGGGTGGAGCTCGAGTACACCCTGGCGGGTCTGGGGTCTCGGGGCGTGGCCGTCCTCATCGACTCGATCATCCAGATGGTGCTCGGATTGCTCATGGTGATCGGTCTGCTCCTCCTTGGCGTAAGTCTCGATCCGCTTGCCGGAGGCTGGGCCATGGCCGCGATCATCTTGGGCGGCTTCGCGGTCTTCAACGGCTACTTCCTGTTCTTCGAGGTCGTCTGGAACGGCCAGACGCCGGGGAAGCGCAACGCCGGGATTCGCGTCATCCGCGCCGACGGGTTTCCTCTCGATTTCAGGGGTGCGCTGCTTCGAAATCTGATGCGAACAGTCGATGTGCTCCCGTCGTTCTACGGTGTTGCCCTGCTCGTGGTGTTCTTCGATGCGAACAATCGGCGACTCGGCGACATGGTTGCGGGAACCCTCGTGGTGCGCGAGCGTGAGCTCGATGCCGATGGGCCTGAGGGCAGCGGTTCTGCGTGGCAGGCGGCGCCACTTGCGTCGGACACGCCGCTGCCCCTGCATCTGCTCGAGGCCGATCACCTGGCGCTGGCCGAGACGTTTCTGCGTCGCAGATCGCAGCTGCCGTCCGATGTGCGCACGGTCATGGCAAAGGACGCGGCAGACCGTCTCCGCGCGCAGATGCGCCTGTCACCGCAGGAGGCTCTTGTAGGGTTCGACGAGACGCTGCTGGAGACCGTGGTTCGGCAGCGCGCGCGACGGGCAGGACTGTAG
- a CDS encoding stage II sporulation protein M, which produces MPRNQGAAAHRATYILRIARRFSTLPAVSSPQGCRPSTVNPEQVSTTEPEPPPSAQVLERYLSRLNASGLKSLSGRELLDLGRAWRRCGALLSRARSAGLEGPNFEALNRLLARVYPLVQRPVERRSSSAFDLIARDFPRAVRREVRVIALATIVLLIGALVGAAVAALNHDMTDVVLGSGWADALDKVATRHVGDADWMPVETRPFESARIMTNNLRVAITAFGLGVILCLGSFWVLYFNGLMLGAVAIVVHQRGVDAPFWGFVAPHGPQRSPPSSSPPRRASSWVTHSSRLGGPLDRAASSRRRSAPSRWSWGSHCFSWRQASSRASSRLASTSLPPRR; this is translated from the coding sequence CTGCCCCGAAATCAGGGGGCGGCGGCTCATCGTGCAACATACATCCTCCGCATTGCCAGGAGGTTCTCTACACTCCCCGCTGTCTCCTCGCCGCAGGGCTGCCGCCCCTCGACCGTGAACCCAGAGCAGGTGAGCACGACCGAGCCCGAACCTCCTCCCTCGGCACAGGTGCTGGAGCGCTACCTCTCTCGTCTGAACGCGAGCGGCCTGAAGAGCCTCAGCGGTCGCGAGCTGCTCGACCTGGGACGCGCCTGGCGCAGGTGCGGTGCCCTGCTCTCCCGCGCACGCTCCGCTGGCCTCGAAGGGCCGAACTTCGAAGCCCTGAACCGACTTCTCGCTCGCGTTTACCCGCTCGTGCAACGCCCCGTCGAGCGTCGCTCGAGCTCCGCTTTCGACCTCATCGCGCGAGACTTCCCCCGCGCCGTGCGCCGCGAGGTGCGTGTCATCGCACTAGCAACGATCGTCTTGCTCATCGGCGCGCTCGTGGGCGCGGCCGTCGCCGCTCTCAATCACGACATGACCGATGTGGTTCTCGGGTCGGGGTGGGCCGACGCGCTCGACAAGGTCGCGACGCGTCACGTGGGAGATGCCGACTGGATGCCCGTGGAAACGCGCCCCTTCGAATCTGCCCGCATCATGACGAACAACCTGCGCGTGGCCATCACGGCGTTCGGTCTCGGCGTGATCCTGTGTCTGGGCTCTTTCTGGGTGCTCTACTTCAATGGACTGATGCTGGGCGCCGTAGCCATCGTGGTGCACCAGCGAGGGGTCGACGCACCATTCTGGGGATTCGTGGCCCCGCACGGGCCACAGAGATCCCCGCCATCATCCTCTCCGCCGCGGCGGGCATCATCGTGGGTCACGCATTCATCGCGCCTGGGCGGTCCTCTCGATCGAGCAGCCTCATCGCGGCGTCGAAGCGCGCCGTCCCGCTGGTCATGGGGGTCGCACTGCTTCTCGTGGAGGCAGGCATCGTCGAGGGCTTCGTCTCGCCTCGCGTCGACCTCTCTCCCGCCACGAAGATGA
- a CDS encoding DUF58 domain-containing protein: MGEAGGAVDLDSRWSLDSDGLLPDAFPALSVAAASPPQGETCRLQPTPRLAAWFSLTSLGLLLDPLLPGVWVFTVLGLGALVAAALHDARRVRWARALEASRHHDPVFSNGVDNVVTLALHNPTDERFQVEVLDEAPPPFQVDCDMFTAALGPREVWEVAYRLRPAKRGDYCFGGFNLRARSALGLLALNRRLVLEGAQVRVYPNLRDLKSLRLLGLRDHELQAGLRVLRVPHAGREFEALRDYQRGDEWRTVDWKATARRQRHTVRTYDVERSQKILIALDLGRTMSTRMGSLSKADVAVNSCVLLTAVAARLDDRVGMLAFADAIKGWLPPVRGPHQATRLLDFLYPLEAVTRESDYQGAFSAIATRLRSRTLVVLFTDLVDVESSSHLIRHLSVLAARHSVLCISMSDHELEDLQDAAPADVRALYRQTVASAMLEDRELAIARLQERGVRVMKARPKTLALDLVNRYCAWKAAGRL, from the coding sequence ATGGGCGAGGCAGGAGGGGCTGTCGACCTCGATTCGCGGTGGTCCCTCGACAGCGATGGGCTCCTGCCCGATGCGTTCCCTGCGCTGTCTGTGGCTGCAGCCTCTCCGCCTCAGGGTGAGACCTGTCGGCTGCAGCCCACCCCTCGTCTGGCAGCCTGGTTCTCGCTCACGAGCCTGGGACTGCTGCTCGATCCCCTTCTCCCCGGAGTCTGGGTCTTCACCGTTCTGGGTCTTGGCGCGCTCGTTGCGGCAGCCCTGCACGACGCGCGGCGGGTGCGGTGGGCGCGCGCGCTGGAGGCGAGTCGCCACCATGACCCCGTGTTCTCGAACGGTGTCGATAACGTCGTGACGCTGGCGCTGCACAATCCCACAGACGAGCGCTTTCAGGTCGAGGTGCTCGACGAGGCGCCGCCCCCCTTCCAGGTCGATTGCGACATGTTCACGGCCGCGCTGGGGCCGCGTGAGGTCTGGGAGGTCGCCTATCGGCTGCGTCCGGCGAAGCGCGGCGATTACTGCTTCGGGGGATTCAACCTGCGGGCGCGCAGCGCGCTCGGGCTGCTTGCCTTGAACCGTCGTCTCGTGCTCGAGGGGGCGCAGGTTCGTGTCTATCCGAACCTGCGCGATCTGAAGAGCCTGCGGCTGCTGGGCCTGCGCGACCACGAGCTGCAGGCGGGTCTGCGCGTCTTGCGGGTACCCCACGCGGGGCGAGAGTTCGAGGCGCTGCGCGACTATCAGCGCGGCGACGAGTGGCGCACCGTTGACTGGAAGGCTACGGCGCGTCGTCAGCGTCACACCGTGCGCACCTACGATGTCGAGCGCAGCCAGAAGATTCTCATCGCCCTCGATCTGGGGCGCACCATGTCCACGCGCATGGGCAGCCTCTCGAAAGCCGATGTCGCCGTGAATTCGTGTGTGCTTCTCACCGCCGTCGCGGCGAGGCTCGATGACCGCGTGGGCATGCTGGCCTTCGCCGATGCAATCAAGGGCTGGCTCCCGCCCGTTCGGGGGCCACATCAGGCCACGCGGCTTCTCGACTTCCTCTATCCCCTCGAGGCAGTGACGCGCGAGAGTGACTATCAGGGTGCGTTCAGTGCGATTGCCACACGGCTTCGTTCACGCACGCTGGTGGTGCTGTTCACCGATCTGGTCGATGTCGAGTCGTCATCACATCTCATCCGACATCTGTCTGTGCTCGCCGCGCGGCACTCCGTGCTGTGCATCTCCATGTCCGACCATGAGCTCGAGGACCTCCAGGACGCGGCTCCAGCCGATGTCCGGGCCCTGTATCGTCAGACGGTGGCTTCCGCGATGCTCGAAGATCGCGAGCTGGCCATTGCGCGCCTGCAAGAGCGCGGGGTGCGGGTGATGAAGGCACGCCCGAAGACGCTGGCGCTGGATCTGGTCAACCGATACTGTGCCTGGAAGGCGGCGGGACGCTTGTGA
- a CDS encoding MoxR family ATPase, which yields MTVKEWGEAVIRSMSESVKGQEGTVEQMLVCLLARGHVLLEGVPGLAKTLLAKELAFATGAECRRVQFTPDLMPSDLTGVRVFQGGGFELMRGPVFTPFLLADEINRSPPKTQAALLQAMEERHVSIDGEDHMLAPRFFVIATQNPVEQEGTYPLPEAQLDRFLMKVALVYPSPEAELDMLRLHNAGFNPHQTRVAAVPPTTPEMLLSTEAEVSAVKVEEKVLAYILQIVQGTRRSPQLLLGASPRAAVAVLAASKALAALRGRDYCIPDDVKDVALPALRHRLIVRPEAELEGLTPDRYLQSHLQGLTVPR from the coding sequence ATGACCGTGAAGGAGTGGGGCGAGGCTGTGATTCGCTCGATGAGCGAATCGGTGAAAGGACAGGAGGGCACCGTCGAGCAGATGCTCGTCTGTCTGCTGGCCCGCGGGCACGTGCTGCTTGAGGGTGTGCCGGGGCTTGCGAAGACGTTGCTGGCAAAAGAGCTGGCGTTCGCAACGGGGGCCGAGTGTCGTCGCGTGCAGTTCACTCCCGATCTCATGCCTTCTGACCTCACGGGCGTTCGCGTCTTCCAGGGTGGGGGGTTCGAGCTCATGCGGGGGCCCGTGTTCACCCCGTTCCTGCTGGCCGATGAGATCAATCGCAGCCCGCCAAAGACCCAGGCGGCGCTGCTGCAGGCCATGGAGGAGCGCCATGTCTCCATCGACGGGGAAGACCACATGCTGGCGCCTCGATTCTTTGTGATTGCAACGCAGAATCCGGTCGAGCAGGAAGGCACCTATCCCCTTCCAGAGGCGCAGCTCGATCGCTTCCTGATGAAGGTGGCGCTGGTCTATCCGTCTCCGGAGGCCGAGCTCGATATGCTGCGCCTTCACAACGCCGGCTTCAATCCGCACCAGACGCGCGTCGCGGCAGTTCCTCCCACGACCCCGGAGATGCTGCTCTCCACCGAGGCCGAGGTATCGGCGGTGAAGGTCGAGGAGAAGGTGCTCGCCTATATCCTTCAGATCGTCCAGGGGACGCGTCGCTCGCCCCAGCTCCTTCTCGGAGCCAGCCCGCGCGCCGCGGTTGCTGTACTGGCCGCGTCGAAGGCGTTGGCTGCGCTGCGAGGACGTGACTACTGCATCCCGGACGATGTGAAGGACGTCGCCCTCCCGGCCCTTCGCCATCGCCTCATCGTGCGGCCGGAGGCAGAGCTCGAAGGGCTCACCCCGGATCGATACCTTCAGTCCCATCTGCAGGGGCTCACGGTGCCGCGCTGA
- a CDS encoding DUF4350 domain-containing protein, which translates to MSWRSPQTRRIVGLFACALLVALVLGPLDAGRSTDTSPRLNGSSLGSQPLGCKAAYLALEGSGYSVRRFRRSWSMLPERAVLVSLSPSVHPDEEEWKVLTQWISSGGVALVSDEVSADASTSSPTEWEPLAVSAGTGLSRGLRRLEVSSERGQAGPPSMGDPRLDAAAPIVVSGTRTLLSCASIGKGALLRTQQPEMFTNCGIARSDNLRLLLNTLGPPGREVLFDEYHHGEVDDVGLWSIMPGTVRLGAVIVGLAGLLLVWALSRRFGAPLADVALPHERTEYVDGMAMLLERASAVELVSQTLRGRFTRRMAHLLSVDLTTDLAVAAASRNARFGERVRVLLQRTEGSLTERELVVLAHEEQQLYEEAKRLS; encoded by the coding sequence GTGAGCTGGCGTTCACCGCAGACGCGACGCATCGTCGGGCTCTTTGCGTGTGCCCTGCTTGTGGCGCTCGTGCTCGGGCCTCTCGACGCGGGGAGGTCTACCGACACCAGCCCGCGCTTGAACGGGAGCAGTCTGGGCAGCCAACCGCTCGGATGCAAGGCTGCCTACCTGGCCCTGGAAGGCAGCGGCTATTCCGTTCGGCGGTTCAGGCGCTCGTGGTCGATGCTGCCGGAGCGCGCTGTTCTTGTGAGCCTCTCGCCGTCTGTTCACCCGGATGAGGAGGAGTGGAAGGTACTCACGCAATGGATCTCCTCCGGTGGTGTGGCCCTCGTCTCGGATGAGGTCTCTGCTGACGCCAGCACATCATCGCCTACGGAGTGGGAACCTCTCGCGGTTTCCGCGGGTACGGGGCTTTCGCGCGGTCTCCGCCGGCTCGAGGTGTCGAGCGAGCGTGGACAGGCGGGGCCCCCATCGATGGGAGACCCGAGGTTGGATGCCGCGGCCCCGATTGTCGTGAGCGGAACACGAACCCTCCTCTCCTGCGCCTCCATCGGAAAAGGGGCGTTGCTGCGCACGCAGCAGCCAGAGATGTTCACCAACTGCGGAATCGCGCGATCAGACAACCTGCGTCTGCTGCTGAACACACTGGGACCACCGGGGCGTGAGGTCCTCTTTGACGAATATCACCATGGCGAGGTCGACGATGTCGGTCTCTGGTCGATCATGCCGGGGACGGTTCGTCTTGGAGCCGTCATCGTGGGGCTTGCCGGACTCTTGCTGGTGTGGGCCTTGTCTCGTCGCTTCGGGGCTCCGCTTGCGGATGTCGCGCTGCCGCATGAGCGCACGGAATATGTGGATGGAATGGCCATGCTGCTCGAGCGTGCCTCGGCCGTCGAGCTCGTCTCGCAGACGCTGCGCGGTCGCTTCACCCGGCGCATGGCACATCTCTTGAGCGTTGACCTCACGACCGACCTGGCGGTGGCCGCCGCCTCGCGCAATGCTCGTTTCGGGGAGCGGGTGCGTGTGCTGCTGCAACGAACCGAGGGGTCTCTCACCGAGCGTGAGCTCGTTGTGCTGGCCCATGAAGAGCAACAACTCTACGAGGAGGCGAAGAGACTCTCATGA
- a CDS encoding DUF4129 domain-containing protein, which translates to MRWGLYLACALLLLLLVAGKPGCASPPPQSAQRASFSQTAVSPSDAQVSRTRLSLEKALQRGEFAPDPPEKQRLQRGLQQLLLAVQQAIARFLSWLFGGVGAGGRSWEVLSNGLLIIVGALAVAAIVMALLRRLRRGAAALPSQATEAMTVRAIASSSDWLARAREHQARGDDRAALRCLYLGLLRRLHESGAVRIEPGQTNWEILRGLRGHARQADALDATRLFEASGYAMRPVGPDDFERMLAHFQRAAS; encoded by the coding sequence GTGCGCTGGGGGCTGTACCTGGCCTGCGCATTGCTGCTCCTGCTGCTCGTGGCGGGCAAGCCAGGGTGCGCGTCGCCCCCTCCGCAGTCTGCGCAGCGCGCGTCGTTCTCGCAGACGGCGGTGTCGCCGAGTGACGCCCAGGTCTCACGCACGCGCCTCAGTCTCGAGAAGGCACTGCAACGCGGCGAGTTCGCGCCAGACCCCCCGGAGAAGCAGCGGTTGCAGCGAGGGCTCCAGCAGCTGCTGCTCGCGGTTCAGCAGGCCATTGCTCGCTTTCTCTCTTGGCTCTTCGGAGGAGTGGGCGCAGGCGGAAGATCTTGGGAGGTCTTGTCGAACGGCCTGTTGATCATCGTGGGCGCGCTGGCCGTCGCGGCGATTGTGATGGCCTTGCTCAGGCGTCTTCGTCGCGGAGCTGCGGCACTCCCGAGCCAGGCGACAGAGGCGATGACGGTTCGTGCGATCGCCTCTTCCAGCGACTGGCTGGCGCGCGCGCGTGAGCATCAGGCGCGGGGGGACGATCGCGCAGCGCTTCGCTGCCTCTATCTCGGCTTGCTGAGGCGCCTCCACGAGAGCGGCGCTGTGCGCATCGAGCCTGGACAGACCAACTGGGAGATCTTGCGGGGGTTGCGCGGCCACGCGAGACAGGCTGACGCCCTCGATGCAACCCGTCTGTTCGAGGCCAGCGGGTATGCGATGCGACCGGTGGGGCCCGACGATTTCGAGCGCATGCTTGCGCACTTCCAGCGAGCTGCGTCGTGA